From one Thalassospira lucentensis genomic stretch:
- the glcE gene encoding glycolate oxidase subunit GlcE produces MTEVISPATPEQLREAISWALGSKTPLEIIGSGSKKTYGHSVAADHVLDLSKLSGIMFYEPEELVMSVRAGTSLAEIHALLSDKNQQFHFEPGNFPGLLADGVTDHAGTIGGLVASNLSGPRRIKVGAARDHLLGFEAISGRAEDFKSGGRVMKNVTGFDLSKLMAGSFGTLGVMHTITMKVMPRDEKTRTVLIACDDIESAGRAMTRAMGSENEVSAAAWIAREQVGMLGVDIATGIGAGIVALRLEGPAPSVAWRCEALRKLLADIGTSEELHSTNSHVFWRSVADVAPFAGGAGILWRVSAAPASGGAIASKLAAETGGKVMMDWAGAQIWLQLAGRDAMADKVRDIAVSYDARAVLVRAPEDIRNQMSVFHAEDAALARINARIRENFDPEGILNPGRIGQMLTKQGDA; encoded by the coding sequence ATGACGGAAGTCATATCCCCCGCCACGCCCGAACAATTGCGCGAGGCCATCAGTTGGGCGCTTGGTTCAAAAACCCCGCTGGAAATCATCGGATCGGGTAGCAAGAAAACATACGGACATTCTGTTGCCGCCGACCATGTTCTGGACCTGTCGAAATTGAGCGGGATCATGTTTTATGAGCCCGAAGAACTGGTGATGTCGGTAAGGGCGGGCACGTCTCTTGCAGAAATCCACGCATTGCTGAGCGATAAAAACCAGCAATTCCATTTTGAGCCCGGAAATTTTCCGGGATTGCTGGCCGATGGCGTTACGGACCATGCCGGAACGATTGGCGGGTTGGTTGCATCGAATTTGTCAGGTCCACGCCGCATCAAGGTTGGGGCCGCACGCGATCATCTTTTGGGGTTTGAAGCCATTAGCGGCCGGGCCGAGGATTTTAAATCCGGCGGGCGGGTAATGAAGAATGTGACGGGTTTTGATCTTTCAAAATTGATGGCGGGATCGTTTGGCACGCTTGGCGTGATGCATACCATCACCATGAAAGTCATGCCGCGCGACGAGAAAACCCGAACCGTTCTGATCGCCTGTGACGATATAGAAAGTGCCGGGCGTGCGATGACGCGTGCCATGGGCAGCGAAAATGAAGTTTCTGCCGCCGCATGGATCGCACGGGAACAGGTTGGAATGCTTGGCGTGGATATCGCAACTGGCATCGGGGCCGGGATTGTCGCGCTGCGCCTTGAGGGACCGGCTCCCTCGGTTGCCTGGCGGTGCGAGGCATTGCGCAAGCTTCTGGCCGATATCGGCACAAGCGAGGAACTTCATAGCACCAACAGTCATGTGTTCTGGCGGTCGGTCGCCGATGTGGCGCCGTTTGCCGGTGGTGCGGGAATTTTATGGCGTGTTTCCGCAGCACCGGCATCGGGTGGGGCGATTGCCTCGAAGCTGGCGGCGGAAACCGGTGGAAAGGTCATGATGGATTGGGCCGGAGCGCAAATCTGGCTGCAACTGGCGGGGCGTGATGCGATGGCCGACAAAGTGCGCGACATTGCCGTGTCCTACGATGCGCGGGCGGTTTTGGTCCGTGCGCCAGAAGATATCCGAAATCAGATGTCGGTGTTCCATGCCGAGGACGCGGCTTTGGCCCGTATCAATGCCAGGATTCGCGAAAATTTTGACCCTGAAGGCATCCTTAATCCAGGGCGTATTGGCCAAATGCTTACCAAGCAGGGGGATGCGTAA
- the pstA gene encoding phosphate ABC transporter permease PstA: MTDMASLMEDRAAAKVISGNLHTPVDWDSPKIARNIKKRYAAERRFKIYGLSAIAIALMALVVLGYSIVSKGYSAFFQTYVQLEIHFDPAEIDPDGTGDPAVIGRANFDGLVKEALRNRFPDVTDRRERRDLYDIVSGGASYDLRQRVLDNPSLIGQTRKVWLISGDDFDMLNKGYISADTDEGDRRLNDQELGWYDALTAEGAVEKQFHTRFFTNGDSREPELAGIWGAAVGSFYTLIVTLLLSFPIGVLAAIYLEEFAPKNRFTTIVEVNINNLAAVPSIVFGLLGLEVYLNVMHLPRSAPVVGGLTLALMTLPTIIIASRAAIKAVPPSIRQAALGLGASPVQTVTHHVLPLAMPGILTGTIIGMAQALGETAPLLMIGMVAFIVDVPGGALDPATVLPVQIYLWADSPERAFVEKTSAAIMVLLGFLILMNGLAVYLRKKFERKW; this comes from the coding sequence ATGACTGATATGGCATCGCTTATGGAAGATAGAGCCGCCGCAAAAGTGATCTCTGGCAATCTGCACACGCCGGTTGACTGGGATAGCCCGAAAATTGCCCGCAACATCAAAAAGCGGTATGCGGCGGAACGCCGGTTCAAGATTTATGGCCTGAGCGCGATTGCCATCGCTCTCATGGCGCTTGTCGTGCTTGGCTATTCGATTGTTTCGAAGGGGTATAGCGCCTTCTTCCAGACCTATGTTCAGCTCGAAATTCATTTCGATCCGGCTGAGATTGATCCGGACGGAACAGGTGACCCCGCAGTTATCGGTCGCGCCAATTTCGATGGTCTGGTCAAGGAAGCATTGCGCAACCGGTTCCCGGATGTAACCGATCGCCGCGAACGCCGTGACCTTTATGACATCGTTTCGGGCGGGGCTTCTTACGACCTGCGCCAGCGTGTGCTTGATAATCCGAGCCTGATTGGACAGACCCGCAAGGTCTGGCTGATTTCGGGTGACGATTTTGATATGCTCAACAAGGGTTATATCAGCGCAGATACAGATGAAGGCGACCGTCGCCTGAATGACCAGGAACTCGGCTGGTATGACGCCCTGACCGCCGAAGGCGCTGTTGAAAAGCAGTTTCACACGCGGTTCTTCACCAATGGTGACTCACGCGAACCGGAACTTGCTGGCATCTGGGGGGCCGCGGTCGGGTCGTTCTATACCCTGATTGTGACGCTTCTCCTGTCATTCCCGATCGGTGTTCTGGCCGCGATTTATCTCGAGGAATTCGCTCCGAAAAACCGTTTCACGACTATTGTCGAAGTCAATATCAACAACCTTGCGGCTGTGCCTTCCATCGTGTTCGGTCTTCTCGGGCTTGAGGTCTACCTCAATGTCATGCATCTGCCGCGTTCGGCACCGGTTGTCGGTGGTTTGACGCTGGCACTGATGACCCTGCCGACGATCATCATCGCATCGCGGGCAGCGATCAAGGCAGTACCGCCGTCAATCCGGCAGGCTGCCCTTGGACTTGGGGCATCACCGGTACAGACGGTGACCCATCATGTGCTGCCGCTGGCAATGCCGGGCATTCTGACCGGAACCATCATCGGCATGGCGCAGGCGCTTGGTGAAACCGCACCGCTTCTGATGATCGGCATGGTGGCATTCATCGTTGATGTTCCGGGAGGCGCGCTTGATCCGGCGACGGTTCTTCCGGTGCAGATTTATCTGTGGGCTGACAGTCCGGAAAGAGCCTTTGTCGAGAAAACCTCGGCGGCGATCATGGTATTGCTGGGCTTCCTGATCCTGATGAACGGATTGGCCGTGTATCTGCGCAAGAAATTTGAACGGAAGTGGTAA
- the glcF gene encoding glycolate oxidase subunit GlcF has translation MQTNFTPAQLAHPAIAESEQILRKCVHCGFCTATCPTFVTLGDELDSPRGRIYLIKDMLENDKPATDKVVKHLDRCLSCLSCTTTCPSGVDYMHLIDNARAHIEETYDRPFADKWLRRILSIVVPNPTLFRLSLIGAKLASPFAGLLPGRLKGMVKMGARHMPPPSWVDKPQVIPAIGQRKGRVAILTGCAQQVLETEINEATVRLLTRLGIEIVVAKGAGCCGSLVHHMGKEAQSQQQAKANIDAWTGELSGEGLDAIVITASGCGTTVKDYGHMLRNDRDYAAKAARISELACDVTEYLAGIDVPVDRFAGATHGGARVAYHSACSMQHGQKIIREPRDLLKKAGYEVLEIAEGHLCCGSAGVYNLLQPEIAGKLRERKLGNIRNTAPDLVATGNIGCMVQLETNALKVVHTVQLLDWAMGGPVPEKLLPYYTERTA, from the coding sequence ATGCAAACGAACTTTACCCCCGCCCAGCTTGCCCATCCGGCAATCGCCGAAAGTGAACAGATCCTGCGGAAATGCGTGCATTGCGGGTTCTGTACCGCGACATGCCCGACTTTTGTCACGCTGGGCGATGAACTCGATAGCCCGCGCGGGCGCATTTACCTGATCAAGGACATGCTGGAAAACGATAAACCGGCGACCGATAAGGTGGTGAAGCATCTGGACCGGTGCCTGTCATGCCTGTCGTGCACGACGACATGTCCGTCGGGTGTTGATTACATGCATCTGATCGATAATGCGCGCGCCCATATCGAAGAAACCTATGACAGGCCATTTGCCGATAAATGGTTGCGCCGGATTCTATCGATTGTTGTGCCCAACCCTACACTGTTCAGACTTTCGCTGATCGGGGCGAAGCTGGCATCGCCATTCGCGGGCCTTTTACCCGGGCGGTTGAAGGGCATGGTGAAGATGGGGGCACGGCATATGCCGCCGCCAAGCTGGGTTGATAAGCCGCAGGTGATCCCGGCCATTGGTCAACGTAAAGGCCGGGTCGCCATCCTGACCGGTTGCGCGCAGCAGGTGCTTGAGACCGAGATCAACGAAGCAACCGTGCGTTTGCTGACACGCCTTGGCATCGAGATTGTGGTGGCCAAAGGGGCTGGTTGTTGCGGGTCACTTGTCCATCATATGGGCAAGGAAGCGCAATCCCAGCAGCAGGCCAAAGCCAATATTGATGCCTGGACCGGGGAACTTTCGGGCGAGGGGCTCGATGCGATTGTCATCACGGCATCGGGATGTGGCACAACGGTCAAGGATTACGGGCATATGTTACGGAACGACCGGGATTACGCGGCAAAAGCCGCCAGAATTTCGGAACTTGCCTGTGACGTGACCGAATATCTGGCAGGAATTGATGTCCCGGTGGATCGTTTTGCCGGTGCGACCCATGGCGGGGCACGGGTGGCTTATCATTCGGCATGTTCGATGCAGCATGGTCAGAAGATCATTCGTGAGCCCCGCGACCTTCTGAAAAAGGCCGGGTACGAGGTGCTTGAAATTGCCGAGGGACATTTATGCTGCGGGTCGGCGGGGGTTTATAACCTGCTGCAGCCGGAAATCGCGGGTAAATTGCGTGAACGCAAACTTGGCAATATCAGAAACACGGCACCGGACCTTGTCGCGACCGGCAATATCGGCTGCATGGTGCAGCTTGAAACCAATGCGTTAAAGGTTGTGCATACGGTTCAATTGCTTGACTGGGCAATGGGCGGACCGGTCCCGGAAAAGCTTTTGCCTTATTATACGGAAAGGACCGCCTAG
- the pstC gene encoding phosphate ABC transporter permease subunit PstC — MSLTFLLLAVAALCALSFYFGRQRAVALSGGRYSNLHSLPAHYGTYTAMWCGIPALLLLLVWHVFQGSIIEAMIVSDLPAEITGDSGRLSLALNSISLIAAGNGEHLSVDPEVVEAGQRLANLQTIANAALVVVMLSTAVVGLALSYRKIAKEMRARNNVERIARYAMIACSGIAILSTVGIVFSLLFEALHFFSKINPLEFLFGLEWSPQTAIRADQVASEGAFGAIPLFVGTLLITVIAMFVAVPIGLFSAIYMGEYASSKFRAFAKPALEILAGVPTVVYGFFAALTVAPFLRDNGAILGLDVSSESALAAGLVMGVMIIPFVSSLSDDVMSQVPKSLRDGSYGLGATRSETIRHVILPAALPGVVGAVLLAVSRAIGETMIVVMAAGLAANMTVNPLQAVTTVTVQIVTLLVGDQEFDSAKTLSAFALGLVLFLVTLGLNVFALKVVQKYREKYD, encoded by the coding sequence ATGTCCCTGACTTTTCTGTTGCTCGCGGTTGCTGCACTTTGCGCGCTGTCATTCTATTTCGGGCGGCAGCGGGCCGTTGCCCTGTCGGGCGGCCGATACAGCAATCTTCATTCCCTGCCAGCCCATTATGGGACCTATACGGCGATGTGGTGCGGTATTCCCGCGCTTTTGCTGCTTCTGGTCTGGCACGTGTTTCAGGGGTCGATCATCGAAGCGATGATCGTTTCCGATCTTCCTGCCGAAATTACCGGTGACTCCGGCCGTCTTTCACTGGCACTGAACAGTATCTCGCTGATTGCCGCAGGCAACGGAGAACATCTGTCGGTTGATCCGGAAGTCGTGGAGGCGGGCCAGCGTCTTGCGAACCTGCAGACCATTGCAAATGCGGCACTGGTTGTGGTGATGCTGAGTACGGCGGTGGTCGGGCTGGCGCTTTCGTATCGCAAGATCGCAAAAGAAATGCGGGCACGCAACAATGTCGAACGTATCGCGCGTTATGCGATGATCGCCTGTTCCGGGATCGCGATCCTGTCGACAGTGGGGATCGTTTTCTCGCTGTTGTTCGAAGCGCTGCATTTCTTCTCCAAGATCAACCCGCTCGAATTCCTGTTCGGGCTGGAATGGAGCCCGCAGACGGCGATCCGTGCTGATCAGGTGGCATCCGAAGGGGCCTTTGGTGCGATCCCGCTATTCGTAGGGACGCTGCTGATCACTGTGATCGCGATGTTTGTCGCAGTGCCGATCGGTTTGTTCTCTGCCATCTATATGGGCGAGTATGCATCATCGAAATTCCGTGCTTTTGCCAAGCCAGCCCTTGAAATTCTGGCCGGTGTTCCGACGGTTGTGTATGGCTTCTTTGCTGCCCTGACAGTCGCGCCGTTCCTGCGTGATAATGGTGCTATTCTTGGACTTGATGTCAGCTCCGAAAGCGCGCTTGCGGCCGGCCTCGTTATGGGGGTTATGATCATTCCGTTTGTGTCGTCGCTGTCTGACGATGTCATGTCGCAGGTGCCCAAATCCCTGCGCGACGGATCTTATGGTCTGGGTGCCACAAGGTCGGAAACCATCCGCCACGTGATCCTTCCCGCTGCCCTGCCAGGTGTTGTCGGGGCGGTTCTGCTGGCAGTGTCGCGTGCAATTGGTGAAACCATGATCGTGGTTATGGCCGCCGGACTTGCGGCCAATATGACGGTCAACCCGTTGCAGGCGGTTACCACCGTTACCGTGCAGATCGTGACGCTTCTGGTCGGTGACCAGGAGTTCGACAGTGCCAAAACCCTGTCGGCCTTTGCACTCGGTCTTGTTCTTTTCCTCGTCACCTTGGGCCTGAACGTGTTTGCCCTTAAGGTTGTTCAGAAGTATCGCGAGAAATATGACTGA
- a CDS encoding PstS family phosphate ABC transporter substrate-binding protein has protein sequence MKKTLAVAALMSVAFVGAAQARDQIRIVGSSTVFPFATAVAEEFGKTTSFKTPVIESTGSGGGLKLFCAGVGEQHPDITNASRRIKKSEVETCAKNGINEITEVKVGYDGIVLSNSKDAPRLDLTKEQIFLALAKTVPSKDGKSLIDNPYSTWAEIDPSLPDVKIEVLGPPPTSGTRDAFTELVLEEACDSFEAIKAIKDNKDQHGAVCKGVREDGAYVEAGENDNLIVQKLEANHDALGIFGFSFLDQNGDKLQGSLIAGVEPTFEAISAGDYPVSRSLYFYVKNAHVGTIPGIKEYLTEFTSDKAFGDEGYLADRGLIPMDASEREAVRNAALNLAPLSM, from the coding sequence ATGAAGAAGACTCTTGCTGTTGCGGCGCTGATGAGCGTTGCCTTTGTTGGCGCGGCCCAGGCACGCGACCAGATTCGTATCGTTGGTTCGTCCACCGTATTCCCGTTCGCAACTGCGGTTGCTGAAGAATTCGGTAAAACCACCTCGTTCAAGACCCCGGTTATTGAATCGACCGGTTCCGGCGGTGGTCTTAAGCTGTTCTGCGCCGGTGTTGGCGAACAGCACCCGGACATCACCAATGCTTCGCGTCGCATCAAGAAGTCCGAAGTTGAAACCTGTGCCAAAAACGGCATCAACGAAATCACCGAAGTCAAAGTTGGCTACGATGGTATCGTTCTGTCGAACTCCAAAGATGCTCCGCGTCTTGACCTGACCAAAGAACAGATCTTCCTGGCGCTGGCCAAAACCGTTCCTTCGAAAGACGGCAAGTCGCTGATCGATAACCCGTACAGCACCTGGGCCGAAATCGACCCGAGCCTGCCGGACGTTAAAATCGAAGTTCTCGGCCCGCCTCCGACCTCCGGTACCCGTGATGCCTTCACTGAGCTGGTACTTGAAGAAGCCTGTGACTCCTTCGAAGCCATCAAGGCAATCAAAGACAATAAAGATCAGCACGGTGCAGTTTGCAAAGGCGTTCGTGAAGACGGTGCCTATGTTGAAGCCGGTGAAAACGACAACCTGATCGTTCAGAAACTCGAAGCAAACCATGATGCGCTTGGCATCTTCGGCTTCTCGTTCCTTGATCAGAACGGCGACAAACTTCAGGGTTCCCTGATTGCCGGTGTCGAGCCGACCTTCGAAGCCATCTCGGCTGGTGATTACCCGGTTTCGCGTTCGCTGTACTTCTATGTCAAGAACGCCCATGTTGGTACCATTCCGGGTATCAAAGAATATCTGACCGAATTCACCTCCGACAAAGCATTTGGTGACGAAGGTTACCTTGCTGACCGTGGTCTCATCCCGATGGATGCGAGCGAGCGTGAAGCAGTTCGCAATGCTGCGCTGAACCTTGCTCCGCTGAGCATGTAA
- a CDS encoding FAD-linked oxidase C-terminal domain-containing protein: MPEPDQSTLARRKDIIAAMRDIVPNEGGVIVDEDQLRPYECDGLMAYRQLPMIVVLPENTGQVAAILKYCHTHKIRVVPRGAGTGLSGGALPMADAITISMMKFNRVLDIDWDNRAVVVQPGVTNLGITRAVEHKGFYYAPDPSSQIACSIGGNIAENSGGVHSLKYGLTTNNVLGVEMVTIEGEILRVGGKGPDQSGYDLLGVITGSEGLLGIVTEVTVRILRKPETARALLLGFNSSEEGGNCVARIIADGIIPGGLEMMDAPAIKATEDFVHAGYPLDVEALLLVELDGPKVEVDYLIERVGAIARECGAVYSRISESEDERLLFWSGRKNAFPAIGRISPDYICMDGTIPRRRLAEVLTGMQVLSQRHGLRVANVFHAGDGNLHPLIMFDANQPGELERAEAFGADILKLCVEVGGVLSGEHGIGVEKRDLMPEMFTEDDMKHQERLKLAFDEDELLNPGKVFPTLHGCGELKTLHAREVADKFPDIPRF, encoded by the coding sequence ATGCCTGAGCCGGATCAATCGACCCTTGCGCGTCGCAAGGATATCATCGCCGCCATGCGGGACATCGTTCCGAACGAAGGCGGGGTTATCGTCGATGAAGATCAGCTCAGGCCCTATGAATGCGATGGGTTGATGGCCTATCGCCAGCTTCCTATGATCGTGGTCCTGCCCGAAAATACCGGGCAGGTCGCGGCCATCCTGAAATATTGTCATACCCATAAAATTCGTGTCGTTCCCCGTGGGGCGGGCACCGGCCTTTCGGGCGGGGCGCTACCGATGGCGGATGCTATCACGATCAGCATGATGAAATTCAACCGCGTTCTGGATATCGATTGGGACAACCGGGCCGTCGTTGTGCAGCCCGGTGTGACCAATCTTGGCATCACGCGTGCGGTCGAACATAAGGGGTTCTATTACGCCCCGGACCCGTCCAGCCAAATTGCCTGTTCGATTGGTGGCAATATCGCCGAAAACTCGGGCGGGGTGCATTCCCTGAAATACGGACTGACCACCAATAATGTCCTTGGTGTTGAAATGGTCACGATCGAAGGTGAAATCCTTCGTGTCGGGGGCAAGGGGCCGGATCAGTCGGGCTATGACCTTTTGGGGGTTATTACCGGGTCCGAAGGGTTGCTGGGTATCGTTACCGAAGTCACGGTACGCATCCTGCGCAAGCCGGAAACGGCGCGCGCGCTTCTGCTTGGCTTTAACAGCAGCGAAGAAGGCGGCAATTGCGTTGCCCGGATCATTGCCGACGGGATCATCCCGGGCGGACTTGAAATGATGGATGCCCCGGCCATCAAGGCGACTGAGGATTTCGTCCATGCGGGTTATCCGCTTGATGTCGAGGCGTTGCTGCTTGTTGAACTCGATGGACCAAAGGTCGAGGTCGATTATCTGATTGAACGTGTCGGTGCGATTGCCAGGGAATGCGGTGCGGTTTATTCGCGTATTTCCGAAAGCGAGGATGAAAGACTGCTGTTCTGGTCGGGACGCAAGAATGCCTTTCCGGCGATTGGCCGTATTTCACCCGATTATATCTGTATGGATGGCACCATTCCGCGCCGACGTCTGGCCGAAGTCCTGACCGGCATGCAGGTTTTGTCGCAACGCCACGGGTTGCGGGTTGCCAATGTTTTTCATGCAGGCGACGGCAATCTGCATCCGCTGATCATGTTTGATGCCAATCAGCCCGGCGAACTGGAACGGGCCGAAGCATTCGGTGCCGATATCCTGAAACTATGTGTCGAGGTCGGCGGGGTTTTGTCCGGCGAGCACGGGATTGGCGTCGAAAAACGCGATCTGATGCCTGAAATGTTTACCGAAGATGACATGAAACATCAGGAACGCCTGAAACTGGCGTTTGACGAAGACGAATTGCTGAATCCCGGCAAGGTTTTCCCGACCTTGCATGGCTGCGGGGAACTTAAAACCCTGCATGCGCGTGAAGTCGCCGACAAGTTCCCGGATATTCCGCGTTTCTGA